A genome region from Carassius gibelio isolate Cgi1373 ecotype wild population from Czech Republic chromosome A23, carGib1.2-hapl.c, whole genome shotgun sequence includes the following:
- the LOC127944814 gene encoding uncharacterized protein LOC127944814 isoform X19, giving the protein MEELWSAGASIWSGSNFNKNDGVAVLINNPNILVKGSTVVSPPRWFLGKLERAVFYFLWGSKWERLKRETIKKRPENGGKGLPDPHLFLGSRFTALHISYATTPSTENKTAAMARFWMGSYLRTLKILPVDLKTPVSFNLPKETGNR; this is encoded by the exons atggaagagctatggtccgcaggagcctccatatggagcggatcaaattttaacaaaaacgacggagttgcggttttaattaataatcctaacatcttggtgaagggcagcactgtggtgag cccccctcggtggttcctggggaaactggagagggcggtgttttacttcctgtgggggtccaagtgggagcgcctgaagagggagaccatcaagaaaaggccggagaacggtggaaaaggcctcccagacccccacctgtttttaggcagccgcttcaccgccctgcacattagttatgccacgaccccatccacagaaaacaagacggctgcaatggcgcgattctggatggggtcttacctacgaacactgaaaattttaccagtggacttgaaaaccccagtgtcttttaacttgcccaaaga
- the LOC127944814 gene encoding uncharacterized protein LOC127944814 isoform X11, translating into MEELWSAGASIWSGSNFNKNDGVAVLINNPNILVKGSTVVSPPRWFLGKLERAVFYFLWGSKWERLKRETIKKRPENGGKGLPDPHLFLGSRFTALHISYATTPSTENKTAAMARFWMGSYLRTLKILPVDLKTPVSFNLPKETGNR; encoded by the exons atggaagagctatggtccgcaggagcctccatatggagcggatcaaattttaacaaaaacgacggagttgcggttttaattaataatcctaacatcttggtgaagggcagcactgtggtgag cccccctcggtggttcctggggaaactggagagggcggtgttttacttcctgtgggggtccaagtgggagcgcctgaagagggagaccatcaagaaaaggccggagaacggtggaaaaggcctcccagacccccacctgtttttaggcagccgcttcaccgccctgcacattagttatgccacgaccccatccacagaaaacaagacggctgcaatggcgcgattctggatggggtcttacctacgaacactgaaaattttaccagtggacttgaaaaccccagtgtcttttaacttgcccaaaga gaccgggaaccggtga
- the LOC127944814 gene encoding uncharacterized protein LOC127944814 isoform X1, giving the protein MEELWSAGASIWSGSNFNKNDGVAVLINNPNILVKGSTVVSPPRWFLGKLERAVFYFLWGSKWERLKRETIKKRPENGGKGLPDPHLFLGSRFTALHISYATTPSKENKTAAMARFWMGSYLRTLKILPVDLKTPVSFNLPKEYSFIKKFLKKYLLESEDVTILTQHKSLISVVQDREPVSPVPGLTPSEAKQVWRNAAHPALQNRHKDLSWMVAHEILPVRAVMHSRGMAKNPICPRSGCNSPETVHHLLWECSTARDLWAKTGPLYFPCLPAGGAQFGYQLAILGVGRGLKDLTAQKFTSLWLTLNVIKDAIWATRNLLVGKRVTVTLHACELKVTSMLQGYRTTIFGRGGRGRTERVPAGTDPGRP; this is encoded by the exons atggaagagctatggtccgcaggagcctccatatggagcggatcaaattttaacaaaaacgacggagttgcggttttaattaataatcctaacatcttggtgaagggcagcactgtggtgag cccccctcggtggttcctggggaaactggagagggcggtgttttacttcctgtgggggtccaagtgggagcgcctgaagagggagaccatcaagaaaaggccggagaacggtggaaaaggcctcccagacccccacctgtttttaggcagccgcttcaccgccctgcacattagttatgccacgaccccatccaaagaaaacaagacggctgcaatggcgcgattttggatggggtcttacctacgaacactgaaaattttaccagtggacttgaaaaccccagtgtcttttaacttgcccaaagagtacagttttataaaaaagtttttaaagaaataccttttagagagtgaagatgtcaccattttaactcaacacaagtctctcatctctgttgtgcaggaccgggaaccggtgagtccagttccgggcctcacaccaagtgaggccaaacaggtttggcggaacgcggctcaccccgctctccagaacaggcacaaggacttatcgtggatggtggctcatgagatcctcccggtcagggcggttatgcactccagaggcatggccaaaaaccccatctgcccgcggtccggctgcaattccccggagaccgtccaccacctgctctgggagtgcagcactgcgcgggacctgtgggccaagaccggccccctgtatttcccgtgcctaccagcgggtggggcccagttcgggtaccagctcgccatccttggggtgggccggggcttgaaggacttgacggcacagaaatttacctcgctctggctcaccctcaacgtcatcaaggatgccatctgggccaccagaaacctgctggtggggaagcgcgttacggtaaccctccatgcatgcgagctaaaggtaacatcaatgctgcaggggtaccggacgacgatattcggacgggggggccggggtcgcacggagagggtcccggcaggcaccgaccctggccgcccgtag
- the LOC127944814 gene encoding uncharacterized protein LOC127944814 isoform X15 has translation MEELWSAGASIWSGSNFNKNDGVAVLINNPNILVKGSTVVSPPRWFLGKLERAVFYFLWGSKWERLKRETIKKRPENGGKGLPDPHLFLGSRFTALHISYATTPSKENKTAAMARFWMGSYLRTLKILPVDLKTPVSFNLPKETGNR, from the exons atggaagagctatggtccgcaggagcctccatatggagcggatcaaattttaacaaaaacgacggagttgcggttttaattaataatcctaacatcttggtgaagggcagcactgtggtgag cccccctcggtggttcctggggaaactggagagggcggtgttttacttcctgtgggggtccaagtgggagcgcctgaagagggagaccatcaagaaaaggccggagaacggtggaaaaggcctcccagacccccacctgtttttaggcagccgcttcaccgccctgcacattagttatgccacgaccccatccaaagaaaacaagacggctgcaatggcgcgattttggatggggtcttacctacgaacactgaaaattttaccagtggacttgaaaaccccagtgtcttttaacttgcccaaaga gaccgggaaccggtga
- the LOC127944814 gene encoding uncharacterized protein LOC127944814 isoform X13 has product MEELWSAGASIWSGSNFNKNDGVAVLINNPNILVKGSTVVSPPRWFLGKLERAVFYFLWGSKWERLKRETIKKRPENGGKGLPDPHLFLGSRFTALHISYATTPSKENKTAAMARFWMGSYLRTLKILPVDLKTPVSFNLPKETGNR; this is encoded by the exons atggaagagctatggtccgcaggagcctccatatggagcggatcaaattttaacaaaaacgacggagttgcggttttaattaataatcctaacatcttggtgaagggcagcactgtggtgag cccccctcggtggttcctggggaaactggagagggcggtgttttacttcctgtgggggtccaagtgggagcgcctgaagagggagaccatcaagaaaaggccggagaacggtggaaaaggcctcccagacccccacctgtttttaggcagccgcttcaccgccctgcacattagttatgccacgaccccatccaaagaaaacaagacggctgcaatggcgcgattttggatggggtcttacctacgaacactgaaaattttaccagtggacttgaaaaccccagtgtcttttaacttgcccaaaga